Proteins from a genomic interval of Ictalurus furcatus strain D&B chromosome 2, Billie_1.0, whole genome shotgun sequence:
- the LOC128624855 gene encoding GTPase IMAP family member 8 → MGEPRGSHSHDHSQSLSPVQTINLVLIGEREAGKSAAGNAILGAMAFDQVGVRTRTSVRREGIVRGKRVVVVDTPGWDWFNLSGSFASPLTVRKEMISSMTLCHPGAHALLLVVPLSFSFTARERHVVEEHVDLFGPQAWRHALVLFTVMDTKRLRDSTLQDEVEVNSELQKLVEKCGGWYHALHGRPTRGEDQVAELLSKIQEMVFADGESMLLSDQVLKWYREREEQEERQEEEEMRKREEKMQRVKQSLRKKEMERRMRGDKIKVGEKEENRWQKRDVQKEMNGTELQEPSVTVRDGTYFTQVCKTQ, encoded by the exons ATGGGAGAACCACGAGGATCACACAGTCACg ACCATTCTCAGTCCCTGTCTCCTGTCCAGACCATAAACCTGGTCCTGATTGGTGAGAGAGAGGCTGGGAAGAGTGCAGCTGGAAACGCCATCTTGGGAGCCATGGCCTTCGACCAGGTTGGGGTGAGAACCAGAACAAGCGTGCGTCGAGAAGGTATAGTAAGAGGAAAGCGTGTTGTGGTGGTGGACACACCAGGCTGGGACTGGTTTAACCTGAGCGGCTCCTTTGCATCCCCTCTCACTGTGAGGAAGGAGATGATCTCAAGTATGACCCTGTGCCACCCAGGTGCTCACGCTCTGCTGCTGGTGGTTCCTCTGTCGTTCTCCTTCACCGCAAGGGAGCGCCATGTTGTGGAGGAACATGTAGATCTGTTCGGACCACAAGCCTGGAGACATGCACTGGTCCTGTTCACTGTGATGGACACCAAGCGCCTCCGTGACTCCACCTTGCAGGATGAGGTGGAGGTGAATAGCGAGCTGCAAAAGCTGGTGGAGAAGTGTGGTGGGTGGTACCATGCTCTCCATGGAAGACCCACGAGAGGAGAAGACCAGGTCGCAGAGCTTTTGTCTAAGATCCAAGAGATGGTGTTTGCAGACGGAGAATCGATGCTCCTCAGTGACCAAGTGCTCAAATGgtacagggagagagaggagcaggaggagaggcaagaagaagaagagatgagaaagagagaagagaagatgcaAAGAGTCAAGCAGTCTCTCAGGAAGAAGGAGATGGAAAGGAGGATGAGAGGAGATAAAATAAAAGTTGGTGAAAAGGAGGAAAACAGATGGCAGAAAAGAGATGTTCAGAAGGAAATGaatg GTACAGAACTTCAGGAGCCATCAGTGACTGTGCGAGATGGGACATATTTCACTCAGGTCTGTAAGACACAGTAG